One segment of Clostridia bacterium DNA contains the following:
- the asnB gene encoding asparagine synthase (glutamine-hydrolyzing) encodes MCGITGWIDWNRDLTRESDTIRRMAATLACRGPDASTQWLSPRAAFGHRRLIVVDPAGGGQPMRRQRDGREYVLVYNGELYNTPELRRELEARGHVFQGHSDTEALLLSYIEWGPACVERFNGIFAFAVWDSGEESLFMARDRLGVKPLFFTQRGSMLLFGSELKAILAHPDVEPVVDRDGLAEVFALGPARTPGHGVFKGIEELKPGWSLRFSRDGLRAWPYWQLESRPHEDDERTTVATVRELFLDAVERQLVADVPVCTLLSGGLDSSALTAGAVRVYRRDGRGELHTYSVDYEDNDRYFRPNDFQPDADGPWIDAVSRHLGTRHHRVCLDTASLAEALVPAMRARDLPGMADIDASLLLFCKEIKKDATVALSGECADEVFCGYPWFRRDDAISADTFPWSLKVGERLQVMSEELKAHARPLEYIQTRYQEALDEVPRLPGETGRAARMREIAYLTLTRWMPTLLDRKDRMSMAVGLEVRVPFCDHRLVEYVWNVPWELKTLGGREKGLLRRALQGLLPDDVLWRRKSPYPKTFHPGYLAAMRERVLGILDDPASPLLPLIDVKAVRAMAESDVEFDIPWFGQLMRLPQLFAFLVQVDAWLREYRVRLA; translated from the coding sequence ATGTGCGGCATCACCGGGTGGATCGATTGGAACCGCGACCTGACACGGGAGTCCGACACCATCCGCAGGATGGCGGCGACGCTCGCCTGCCGCGGCCCGGACGCGTCGACGCAGTGGCTCTCGCCACGGGCCGCGTTCGGCCACCGCCGGCTCATCGTCGTCGACCCGGCCGGGGGAGGCCAGCCGATGCGCCGCCAGCGTGACGGGCGGGAGTACGTGCTGGTCTACAACGGCGAGCTCTACAACACGCCTGAGCTGCGCCGGGAGCTGGAGGCGCGCGGGCACGTGTTCCAGGGCCACTCCGACACGGAGGCGCTGCTGCTTTCCTACATCGAATGGGGCCCGGCGTGCGTGGAGCGCTTCAACGGGATCTTCGCGTTCGCCGTCTGGGACAGCGGCGAGGAGTCGCTCTTCATGGCGCGCGACCGCCTGGGCGTGAAGCCGCTCTTCTTCACGCAGCGCGGCTCGATGCTGCTGTTCGGCTCGGAGCTCAAGGCGATCCTCGCGCACCCGGACGTCGAACCGGTCGTCGACCGGGACGGCCTGGCCGAGGTCTTCGCGCTGGGGCCGGCGCGCACGCCGGGCCACGGCGTGTTCAAGGGGATCGAGGAGCTGAAGCCGGGCTGGTCGCTGCGTTTCTCGCGGGACGGCCTGCGCGCGTGGCCCTATTGGCAGCTGGAGAGCCGCCCGCACGAGGACGACGAGCGGACGACCGTCGCCACCGTGCGCGAGCTTTTCCTCGACGCGGTCGAGCGCCAGCTGGTGGCCGACGTCCCGGTGTGCACGCTCCTTTCGGGCGGCCTGGACTCGAGCGCGCTCACGGCCGGGGCGGTCCGCGTGTACCGGCGCGACGGGCGTGGCGAGTTGCACACGTATTCCGTCGACTACGAGGACAACGACCGCTACTTCCGCCCCAACGACTTCCAGCCGGACGCGGACGGGCCGTGGATCGACGCCGTCTCCCGCCACCTGGGCACGCGGCACCACCGCGTCTGCCTCGACACCGCGTCCCTCGCGGAGGCGCTCGTGCCGGCCATGCGCGCGCGCGACCTGCCGGGCATGGCGGACATCGACGCCTCGCTGCTGCTGTTTTGCAAGGAGATCAAGAAGGACGCCACCGTGGCACTCTCGGGCGAGTGCGCCGACGAGGTGTTCTGCGGCTACCCGTGGTTCCGGCGCGATGACGCCATCTCCGCCGATACGTTCCCATGGTCCCTCAAGGTCGGCGAACGGCTGCAGGTCATGTCGGAAGAGCTGAAGGCGCACGCCCGCCCGCTGGAGTACATCCAAACGCGGTACCAGGAGGCGCTGGACGAGGTGCCGCGCCTGCCGGGGGAGACGGGGCGCGCCGCGCGCATGCGGGAGATCGCGTACCTCACGCTGACGCGCTGGATGCCGACGCTCCTCGACCGCAAGGACCGGATGAGCATGGCCGTCGGGCTCGAGGTGCGCGTGCCGTTTTGCGACCACCGCCTCGTCGAGTACGTGTGGAACGTGCCGTGGGAGCTCAAGACGCTTGGCGGGCGCGAAAAGGGACTCCTGCGCCGCGCGCTCCAGGGTCTTCTGCCCGACGACGTCCTTTGGCGCCGCAAGAGCCCGTACCCGAAGACGTTCCATCCCGGCTACCTCGCCGCGATGCGCGAGCGCGTGCTGGGCATCCTCGACGACCCGGCCTCGCCCCTGCTTCCGCTCATCGACGTCAAAGCCGTCCGCGCGATGGCGGAAAGCGACGTCGAGTTCGACATCCCGTGGTTCGGCCAGCTCATGCGGCTGCCGCAACTGTTCGCGTTTCTCGTCCAGGTCGACGCCTGGCTGCGCGAGTACCGCGTGCGGCTCGCGTGA
- the rpmE gene encoding 50S ribosomal protein L31 gives MKAGIHPQLYDATVTCACGAVYHLRSTKPQIKVEICGKCHPFYTGTQRVVDTGGRVERFRKKFGSDYRKAGRASAAEVAGEQ, from the coding sequence GTGAAAGCAGGCATTCATCCGCAACTTTATGACGCGACCGTCACCTGCGCGTGCGGCGCGGTGTACCATCTCCGGTCCACGAAGCCGCAGATCAAGGTGGAGATCTGCGGCAAGTGCCATCCGTTCTACACCGGCACGCAGCGCGTGGTGGACACGGGCGGCCGGGTGGAGCGCTTCCGCAAGAAGTTCGGCTCGGACTACCGCAAGGCCGGCCGCGCGAGCGCAGCGGAGGTCGCCGGGGAGCAGTAG
- a CDS encoding DUF1385 domain-containing protein, whose translation MMRGPRSMAVAVRRPDGGIALDQKDLGQWANRWPWARLPVVRGLVTLAESLSLGFGALMFSASAASQEDEQLTPAQMRWTVAVATIAGLGVFVVLPTWLIGLLRHAVHSSLQLNLIEGLLRLAILWAYLYGISRTAEIQRVLQYHGAEHKAIAAFEAGLPLTVAHAARQSRFHPRCGTSYLLFVALVAVALFALMGWPSLLWRVASRLVLLPLVAGLAYELLRFSARYETRLWARCIVAPGLWMQRLTTREPDERQLEVAIAALTAVVNREEQLAG comes from the coding sequence ATGATGCGCGGGCCGCGCTCCATGGCCGTGGCCGTGCGCCGGCCGGACGGCGGCATCGCGCTCGATCAGAAGGACCTTGGCCAGTGGGCGAACCGCTGGCCGTGGGCGCGGCTGCCCGTCGTGCGGGGGCTCGTCACGCTGGCGGAGTCGCTCTCGCTCGGGTTCGGCGCGCTCATGTTCTCTGCGAGCGCGGCGTCGCAGGAGGACGAGCAGCTGACGCCGGCGCAGATGCGCTGGACGGTCGCCGTCGCGACGATCGCCGGCCTCGGCGTGTTCGTCGTCCTTCCGACATGGCTGATCGGCCTGCTGCGTCACGCCGTCCACAGCAGCCTGCAGCTGAACCTCATCGAGGGGCTGCTGCGCCTCGCCATCCTGTGGGCGTACCTCTACGGCATCTCGCGCACGGCGGAGATCCAGCGCGTGCTGCAGTACCACGGCGCGGAGCACAAGGCCATCGCCGCGTTCGAGGCCGGCCTGCCGCTGACCGTGGCGCACGCCGCGCGTCAGTCGCGCTTTCACCCGCGCTGCGGGACGAGCTACCTGCTGTTCGTCGCGCTGGTCGCCGTCGCGCTGTTCGCGCTGATGGGGTGGCCGTCGCTCCTGTGGCGCGTCGCCAGCCGCCTGGTGCTGCTGCCGCTGGTGGCGGGGCTGGCCTACGAGCTTCTGCGCTTCTCGGCGCGGTACGAGACGCGTCTCTGGGCGCGCTGCATCGTCGCGCCCGGGTTGTGGATGCAGCGCCTGACCACGCGGGAGCCGGACGAGCGCCAGCTCGAAGTCGCCATCGCCGCGTTGACGGCCGTCGTGAACAGGGAGGAGCAGCTCGCAGGATGA
- the prfA gene encoding peptide chain release factor 1, which translates to MTLDLSKLAQIERRYEEIAAQMADPDVVSDAERLRELAKEHARLEEIVLPYRRYVTLGQDIEAAQALAAESSDPDTREWVRREVAELEAQREALEREILQLLLPRDERDEKNVILEIRAGAGGDEAALFAGDLLRMYTRYAERRGWKAEILSANETGIGGFKEVIVNLSGRQVYSRMKYESGVHRVQRIPVTESGGRIHTSTATVAVLPEAEEVDVQINPEDLEIDTFRASGAGGQHVNKTESAIRITHKPTGIVVTCQDERSQHKNRERAMRILRSKLYELALQEQHQKEAEERRSQVQSGDRSQKIRTYNFQQGRVTDHRIGLTLHKLDFILDGDLDELLDALIAADQAERLQRSG; encoded by the coding sequence ATGACCCTCGACCTCAGCAAACTCGCGCAGATCGAACGCCGGTACGAGGAGATCGCGGCCCAAATGGCCGACCCGGACGTGGTGAGCGACGCCGAGCGCCTGCGCGAGCTCGCGAAGGAGCACGCTCGGCTCGAGGAGATCGTGCTGCCGTACCGGCGCTACGTCACCCTGGGCCAGGACATCGAGGCGGCGCAGGCGCTGGCGGCCGAATCGTCCGACCCGGACACGCGCGAATGGGTGCGGCGCGAGGTCGCGGAGCTCGAAGCCCAGCGGGAGGCGCTGGAGCGGGAGATCCTGCAGCTTCTGCTGCCGCGGGACGAGCGCGACGAGAAGAACGTGATCCTCGAGATCCGCGCCGGCGCGGGCGGGGACGAGGCGGCGCTCTTCGCCGGCGATCTCCTGCGCATGTACACGCGCTACGCGGAGCGCAGGGGCTGGAAGGCGGAGATCCTCAGCGCGAACGAGACGGGCATCGGCGGGTTCAAGGAAGTGATCGTCAACCTTTCCGGGCGCCAGGTGTACAGCCGCATGAAATACGAAAGCGGCGTCCACCGCGTGCAGCGCATCCCCGTGACCGAGTCCGGCGGCCGCATCCACACGTCCACGGCGACCGTCGCCGTCCTCCCGGAGGCGGAAGAGGTCGACGTGCAGATCAACCCGGAGGACCTTGAGATCGACACGTTCCGGGCGAGCGGCGCCGGCGGCCAGCACGTGAACAAGACGGAGTCGGCGATCCGCATCACGCACAAGCCGACGGGCATCGTCGTCACCTGCCAGGACGAGCGCTCCCAGCACAAGAACCGCGAGCGGGCGATGCGGATCCTGCGGTCGAAGTTATACGAGTTGGCGCTTCAGGAGCAGCATCAAAAGGAGGCCGAGGAGCGCCGCAGCCAGGTGCAGAGCGGCGACCGGAGCCAGAAGATCCGGACGTACAATTTTCAGCAGGGGCGCGTCACCGATCACCGCATCGGCCTGACGCTCCACAAGCTGGACTTCATTTTGGACGGCGATCTCGATGAGCTGCTCGACGCCCTCATCGCCGCGGACCAAGCCGAACGGCTGCAGCGCTCCGGCTGA
- the prmC gene encoding peptide chain release factor N(5)-glutamine methyltransferase, translated as MAASAAAWREWAAGALARAGVPAPRREAALLLAHAAGRDTSWAWTAGEGDPLPDAARRRLPEFVRARAARQPFAYVVGSVEFGEVRLRVAPGVLVPRPETEVLLEAALALAPPDAPLRLADLGTGSGALAIMLAKRRPRAEVWAVDASPRALACAAANALEHGVRDCVRCLLGDWWTAFAGHARAALPLDGVVCNPPYLTPEEWRSADPEVRAEPEMALVGGPTGLEAFERVLAGVDGRLRPGGFLAFEVGAGQAGAVAERMRARGFARLRVERDLAGHERVVAGIWEGAGA; from the coding sequence GTGGCTGCGTCCGCCGCCGCGTGGCGCGAGTGGGCCGCGGGCGCGCTCGCCCGGGCAGGCGTGCCCGCGCCGCGGCGCGAGGCGGCGCTGCTGCTTGCGCACGCCGCGGGGCGCGACACGTCGTGGGCCTGGACGGCCGGCGAGGGCGACCCGCTCCCTGACGCCGCGCGCCGGCGGCTGCCCGAGTTCGTGCGGGCGCGCGCCGCGCGCCAGCCGTTCGCGTACGTGGTGGGCTCCGTCGAGTTCGGCGAGGTGCGCCTCCGCGTCGCGCCCGGCGTGCTCGTCCCGCGTCCGGAGACGGAAGTGCTGCTGGAGGCCGCGCTCGCGCTGGCCCCGCCCGACGCGCCGCTCCGCCTCGCCGATCTCGGCACCGGGAGCGGCGCGCTCGCCATCATGCTCGCGAAGCGCCGGCCGCGCGCGGAAGTCTGGGCCGTCGACGCCTCCCCGCGCGCGCTGGCGTGCGCCGCCGCGAACGCCCTTGAGCACGGCGTCCGCGATTGCGTCCGCTGCCTCCTGGGCGACTGGTGGACCGCCTTCGCGGGCCACGCGCGGGCCGCGCTGCCGCTGGACGGCGTCGTCTGCAACCCGCCGTACCTGACGCCCGAGGAGTGGCGATCCGCCGACCCGGAGGTGCGCGCGGAACCGGAGATGGCGCTGGTCGGGGGGCCGACGGGCCTCGAGGCGTTCGAGCGCGTGCTCGCAGGCGTCGACGGCCGCCTGCGTCCGGGCGGGTTCCTCGCGTTCGAGGTCGGCGCCGGCCAGGCCGGCGCCGTGGCGGAGCGCATGCGGGCGCGCGGGTTCGCGCGCCTGCGCGTCGAGCGGGACCTGGCCGGCCACGAGCGCGTCGTCGCCGGCATCTGGGAGGGGGCGGGCGCGTGA